In Gossypium hirsutum isolate 1008001.06 chromosome D06, Gossypium_hirsutum_v2.1, whole genome shotgun sequence, one genomic interval encodes:
- the LOC107901367 gene encoding peptidyl-prolyl cis-trans isomerase CYP28, chloroplastic, whose amino-acid sequence MASPLSPIHPLPFLSSSFTATTLTRRSLLLSSTLTTTLPTTPLSLPPQLDTNITDRVYLDFSLCPTYFRNATAADSIPLCSDPSPLGRLVLGLYGNLLPLTVSTFKRMCTSSSYKNTLVHKIFPGQFFQAGRQGRSREYGEVRLPPALDLPRNTETVDSKAFLLKHSRPGVVSLCLSENDDDDEVKLDSEYRNVEFLITTGPGPCPQLDNNNIVFGTVLEGLAVVTAIASIPTYKPSERIRQLNDLAEFFGDERAQKGRTLWNRPLKTVYISDCGELQVTKPSMSPTLP is encoded by the exons ATGGCCTCCCCTCTATCACCAATCCATCCTCTACCCTTTCTCTCTTCTTCGTTCACCGCTACCACCCTCACTCGCCGCTCTCTTCTCCTCTCCTCCACCCTCACCACTACCCTCCCCACCACCCCTCTCTCATTACCACCTCAACTAGACACCAACATAACCGACCGGGTCTACCTTGACTTCTCCCTCTGCCCGACCTACTTCCGCAACGCTACTGCCGCCGACAGCATCCCTCTATGCTCCGACCCTTCTCCGTTAGGCCGCCTAGTCCTCGGCCTCTACGGCAACCTCCTTCCTCTAACTGTCTCCACTTTCAAGCGCATGTGCACCTCTTCCTCCTACAAAAACACCCTCGTCCACAAAATATTCCCTGGGCAGTTCTTCCAAGCTGGACGCCAAGGCCGCAGTAGAGAATACGGCGAAGTCCGTTTGCCCCCTGCCTTGGACTTGCCTCGGAACACTGAGACTGTCGACTCTAAGGCCTTCTTGCTTAAACATTCAAGGCCCGGTGTCGTTTCCCTTTGTTTGTCAGAGAACGACGACGACGATGAAGTTAAGCTTGATTCTGAGTATAGGAATGTTGAGTTCTTGATTACTACAGGGCCTGGCCCCTGTCCTCAACTCGATAACAACAACATTGTTTTTGGGACCGTGCTTGAAG GGTTGGCTGTTGTGACTGCGATCGCTTCCATCCCAACGTACAAACCATCAGAAAGAATTCGGCAACTAAATGACTTGGCTGAATTCTTCGGAGATGAAAGAGCACAAAAAGGGCGCACGTTATGGAACAGGCCTCTTAAAACTGTTTATATCAGTGACTGTGGCGAGCTCCAAGTTACCAAGCCTTCAATGTCACCTACTCTGCCTTAA